A genomic stretch from Hemicordylus capensis ecotype Gifberg chromosome 5, rHemCap1.1.pri, whole genome shotgun sequence includes:
- the DNAL4 gene encoding dynein axonemal light chain 4, whose product MADTGEGKKEEADYKRLHSFPLIRHTDMPEEMRVEAMELCVTACEKYATNNESAAKMIKETMDKKFGSSWHVVIGEGFGFEITHEVKNLLYMFFGGSLAVCVWKCS is encoded by the exons ATGGCAGACAccggggaggggaaaaaagaggaGGCAGACTATAAGCGACTTCACAGCTTCCCACTGATCAGG CACACAGACATGCCGGAGGAAATGCGAGTAGAGGCCATGGAGTTGTGTGTCACTGCATGTGAGAAATATGCTACCAACAATGAG AGTGCTGCCAAGATGATCAAAGAGACAATGGACAAGAAGTTTGGCTCCTCCTGGCATGTAGTGATTGGTGAAGGCTTTGGGTTTGAAATCACACATGAAGTGAAGAACCTGCTCTACATGTTCTTTGGAGGCAGCCTAGCTGTTTGTGTTTGGAAGTGTTCCTGA